The genomic stretch TTGTGAACGAAGCTGTCAGGGTCTTCGCCATCGGGCAAAAGCACCAGCCGCACGTCCAACCCTTGTTCCAGAGCCAGATCCATGCCGCGCTGAGCAGCTTTGATGCCGGCAGCATCGCCGTCATAGACAATGGTGAGCCGGCGGGTTAGTTTCCGGATCAGCTGCAATTGATCGGTGGTGAGCGAGGTGCCGCTGGAGGCTACCGTGTTTTCAATTCCGGCCTGGTGCATGGCCAGCACGTCCATATAACCTTCCACCAGCAGGCATTCATCTTCTCTTCCGATAGCCTGCCGGGCTTGGTAAAGGCCATACAGGATTTTGCTTTTAACGTAAATCTCATTTTCCGGTGTGTTGATGTATTTGGGTGTGTGCGGATCGTTGCGCAGGCTGCGGGCGCCAAAGCCTGCTATCTTGCCGCTGAGGTTGTGAACGGGGAAAATGATGCGGCCCGCATAAGGATCGCGGTAAGGGAACTCGCTTCCCTGAGCACCTGCTCGCCTGGCAATGAGTCCGGTCTTCAGCAAATATTCTGCATTATAACCTTTATCCAGCGCAGCTCGGGCAAATGCATCTCCGTTTTCCGGATTATATCCCAGCTGAAATTTTTGGATGATATGTTCCCGCAGGCCTCTTTCCTGCAGGTAACTCAGCCCGATGTGCCGTCCCTCATCGGTTTCCAGTAAGGCCTGGGTGAAAAACTCTTGTGCAAAATGGTTGATGATAAAGAGGCTGTCGGCCAGCATTTGCTGTTCCTTCCACTCCGGCGAAACAGCCGTTTCCTCCAGCTCTACATGATAACGCTGAGCGAGCCAGCGAATAGCTTCCACATAGCTCAGCTTTTCGTGTTCCATGAGGAAACTAATGACATTGCCACTGCGGCCGCAACCAAAACATTTATAAATTTCCTTGCTCGGCGAAACCGTAAAGGAGGGTGTTTTTTCATGATGGAACGGACAAAGCCCCAGATAGTTGGCTCCCCGCTTTTTCAGACGTACAAAACTGCCAATGACATCCACAATGTCAACCCGCTGCAGTACTTCTGAAATACTCTCCCTGGAAATCACGTCCGGTATTTTTAGACAAATTAGAAAAATTCGGTAAAACCTGCTGATCGGCAGGAATCTCTACATTTTGCTTTCTTCAGCCGGAAACACGCTTCCACCCTTAGTTTCGATCCTCTGATTCACTGAAACAACCAATCCCGTGCGATGTTTGTACAAAGTATAAAGGGTTTGCATAAGTACCGAAAGAAAAATGCAGGCAAAGCCCACATAAAAGCTCGTATCCAGCATGCGGTTTTCATGAAACAAGGCAAAGGCAATGAGAATGCCGTAAATAGGTTCCAGGTTGTAGGATAGGTTGATGGTGAAAGGTGAAATATGCTTCAGGGCGCTGAGGGAAAGGGTGAATGCAAAAACGGTGCAAAGCCAGGAAAGAATCAGCAGATACATCCAGTCCATCGGAGCAGGCCAATGGATGCTGTGATGACGAAGATACCAGGGGCTCACCAGGCTGAGGATAAGCCAGGCAAACAGCAGTTCGTACATGCTCAGCGTGCGAGCCTGAATCTGCTGGGCAGGTTTTTCGTTCAGCAAGGTGAACAATGCCGAAAGCACCGCTGCCAGCAAACCAAACACAATGCCCAGGCGATATTGGGTATTGAACTGAAAAATCACCACAATGCCGGCCAGTGCCAATAAGCTCAGGCCCACCTGCCGCCATCGCAGGCCATTGCGGTTGACCACCGGATCGAGCAACGCGGTAAATAAACTGCTGGTAGCAAAACAGACGAGAGCCACAGATACATTGGCATATTTTACACTGGAAAAAAAGCAAATCCAGTGAAAGCCGATCAGGGCTCCGTTCGTGGCCAGCATCGTCCACTGCTGGTGCGTAAAACGCGGAACAAGCCTGCCTGCCGGACGTGCAGGTTTTTGATACCAGAGGGAAAGAACCGCAAACAAGGGCATACTCAATCCCAGCCGGTACCAGACCAGCTCCTCTGCAGGCAATGTAATCAATCGTCCCAGAGGGCCAGTGATGCCGGCGAGCAATATAGCCACATGCAGTTCGACAAGGGCTTTGGACAATCCGGATTTAGGTGCGTTCATCAGAAGATGCTGAATCGGCAAAGTTAAGATGCCGCAGACAACCTGTGAGCTCCGGAGCTATTTATTGTGGTTGATGGGGCGTATGTGCCGGGTTGTGAGGTACGCGCCTAAGCCGGCGGGTGTAATGTTTAAACAGGCTTTGCCATTGAATTTTCAGTACCCCCAGGATGCCTTCCTTGATAATGCCTCTGTTCATTTTGGATGTACCTTGCTTGCGATCCACAAAGGTGATGGGTACTTCAAGCAGGCGGAAACCCAGTTTCCAGGCAGTAAATTTCATTTCAATCTGAAAAGCATATCCCCAGAACTGAATTTCATCCAGGTTGATTTGTTCCAATACCTGCCGGCGATAACACACAAAGCCGGCCGTACTGTCTTTCACAGGCATCCATGTGATGAGACGAACATACAATGAAGCACCATAGGAAAGGATGCTGCGGTCCAGCGGCCAGTTTTCGGTTTTGCCACCTTTTACATACCTTGAGCCTATGGCTACATCAGCTTCATTGCGGGCACAGGGTTCATAAAGCCGGATCAGATCTCCGGGATTATGGGAAAAATCGGCATCCATTTCAAAAATAAAATCATAGCCATTCTGCAAAGCCCATTTGAAACCATGGATGTAGGCTGTGCCCAGGCCCATTTTACCAGGACGTTGCTCCAGAAACAACCGGTCAGGATATACACTTTGCATGGCTGCAACGATACCGGCCGTGCCATCGGGTGAATTGTCATCAATGATCAATACATCAAAAGCCAATGGAAGAGAAAATATTTCCGTGATAATACGGCCGATATTTTCTTTTTCATTATAGGTCGGTATGATAACCAGGCGGTTCGTCAAGGCTAACAGCTTAAAATGTTTAAATATTCAACGTATAAGGTACGCATTGGGTTGCTAAAATACCCGTTCAGCACAAACCTACAGAGAGTTCAGATCGTCTCGTTGGGGTTAGCAGTTACAACAGATGAGTAACTTGCAAGATATCAAGTTATTCTGATTTCCGAAAAAGTTCAGGCCTTACCCGCACGTTTTAAATTTTCCATTTGCAGGCTGTTCCAGATTTCGGTTAATTTTTCTTTGGTATCCAGTAAAAATTCGCCATTCATGATCCAGTCATAGTATTGAGGTTCTTCGGTTAGTACCTGTCGAACCGGTTTGCCCTTGTGTTTACCGAAATTAAACAGCACTTCACCATTTTGCCGGATCATGCGTCGGCCCACATCCACGTAATCGCCATCGGATGTGAATTTAGCCAGGCTTTCCAAGTCATGGTATGCCTGCAATTCAGCATATTTTTTTAGCTGCGCCTGCAGTACTTCGTAGGTAGCCATGGCATCAGCTTCTGCGCTGTGGGCATTTTGAATTTCCTTGCCACAGTAAAACCGGTAAGCTGCGCTGAGATCACGGGGCTCCATCCGAAAGAAAATTTTCTGCACATCTACAACATGCCGGTCTTTCAGGTTAAATGATTGCCCTATCCGTAAAAATTCTTCAACCAGCATAGGAATATCGAAGCGATGCAGATTATAACCGGCCAGATCACAATGATCCAGGAATTGTTTGATTTCGTTGGCCACCTGTTTAAAGGTGGGGCAGTTAGCTACATCTTCATCGCTGATACCATGAACGGCTGTGGCCTCGGCCGGAATGGGTATGCCAGGATTGATGCGTTTTACTTTGGTTTGTTGGGAACCATCCGGAAAAATTTTCACCATCGCGATTTCCACGATCCGATCAGTAGCCACGTTGGTACCAGTGGTTTCCAGATCCAGGAAAACGAGAGGGCGTTTCAGATGCATGGACATAAACGAATAAAATCTGCTTCAAAGTTAGTTTTTCTGAATGGTATTTGTGGCTGCCCTGCTCATTTTTGCATCCTGTTCACTCTTTTTATATCTTAGTGGATGGGCGTTGTAGAAGAGGATGGTCGTACGGGTAAGTTGCGGATGTATTCGATATCCATTCCGTCAAAATTTCCAGAGCTCATGAGCAGCAGGTTGGTTTCCTGGTAATCCTGTTGTTCCAGAAAACTCAGCAGATTATCCAGATTTTGAAATACATGCAGATCGTCGCGGCGAAAGCCCTGTTTGATGGCATCAGGTGTAAGTTCGGGCAGGCGTTTCAGAGCCAGGGCATGAGGACTGTAAAATACTACCGCAACAGCAGCTTCATCCATGCATCCTGCATATTGGGTTTGAAAAGATGCTGATAGGCTGCTGTAGGTATGCAATTCCAATACTGCAATCAGCCGGCGGTTGGGAAATTGTTTTCTGAGTGCCTGAATGGTGGCCTTTACTTTGGAAGGAGCGTGGGCAAAATCGCGGTACACGGCGGCATGCGGATACGATGCAATGAGCTCGAGCCTCCGGCTGGCACCGGTGAAGCCGGCGATGGCATGAAAGAAGTCTGCACCGGAAATACCCAATAAGGTACAGGCTTGTCGTGCTGCCTGCAGGTTGAGCAGATTATGTTCTCCAAATATTTGCAAAGCAACCGGGCGTTGCTGATCGTCATATACGAAGGTGATGCCTTTTTCCACTGTATATCTGGGCAGGCTGTAGCCGATCAGCTGAAGGTCGGTGCGTGAACTTTGCTGCACCAGCTCTCTCACGGTGGCATCGTCTTGGTTGTAAATCAATGTGCCATGAGGTTCAATGGCTTCGATAAATCCAGCAAATTGTTGCAAATATTGCTCCCAGGTAGGGAAGACGTTGATATGATCCCACGATATACCGCTGATGATGGCTATATGAGGTTTCAGCAGATGAAATTTAGGCCTTGGATCCAGGGCTGAAGCAGGATATTCATCGCCCTCGCAGATGATAACTGGCGCATCGGTAAGTTGCACGGCCTGAGAAAAGCCCGGGATGGCCGCCCCAACGAGATAGTCGAACGTCCGCCCGCAGGCTTTCAGCACATGCATAATCATGCCGGTGATAGTGGTTTTCCCATGGCTGCCGCCCACCACCACCCGGGTTTTATGGCAACTTTCGTGAGCAATAAATTCCGGAAAAGAGTAAATCTTCAGATTCAGAGCTTTTGCCTTTTGTAATTCAGGGTTATCATTGCGGGCGTGCATGCCTACCACCACAGCATCCAATTGAGGAGAGATTTTTTCCGGAAACCAGCCGGGTTGGGCAGGCAAAATACCAGCTGCGAGCAGGTTGCTGCGGGCAGGATCAAAAATTTCATCGTCACTACCCGAAACTTCATATCCCTTTTGTTTCAGGGCAATGGCCAGCTGATGCATGACGCTGCCACCAATGGCGATGAAATGAATTTTCACGATAAAAAATTATAAAAATTTTGTTGCTACATACAAAAATGATGTTTCCCGACGTTATGCACCGTAACCGGGGACGTGAATAAACTGATCCCGGTTTTACAAAAATATCATAAAACCTGTTTATACCTAAATGAAAGCACTATGAAAAAGTATGTACCACTTGCTCTGATGTTATTGCTGATGGGGATCATGCTGATGAGTGCTTGTAGCTCATCGCGGATGATTGGATGTCCTTCACGGATTACTACGCTGCATCCGGTTTCTGCGCCCCAGTCGTAGGATTTGATTCCTAAAAGATATGTACGCAGCGGTAAAGTGCGGATATTTTGTATTCCGCTGAATCTCTGTTTGCACGCCACGTTTTTCATTTTATCGTATTCTTGCTGGATCTGGCTGGCAATTTTTTCTTCACAATCAACGGCAAACTGATTAGGTTTGTGCATATGTTTGTGGTATGCAGGGTTATACTCCCTTGAAATTGGTTGTAGCTGTTACGGGTGCCAGCGGTGCCCTCTATACGCGTATTTTGCTGGAGAAATGCATGGCTTTATCTGCGCAATTACAAAATGTAGATCTGGTCTGGAGCAGGAATGCTTTCACTGTGTGGCAGGCTGAGCTGGGCAACGACGATTACCGCCAATTTCCTTTTCCTGTGTATGATGTACAGGATTTTCAGGCGCCCTTTGCTTCGGGTTCTGCCCGTTATGATGCCATGGTTATTTGTCCCTGCTCTATGGGCACGTTGGGACGCATAGCGAATGGCATTTCGGGAGATCTGATTACGCGCGCGGCAGATGTGATGTTAAAGGAGCGGAGAAAATTGATCTGTGTGATTCGGGATATGCCGTATAACCTGATTCACATTGAAAATATGAAACGCGTGACAGAAGCTGGAGGCATTATTTGCCCGGCCAGTCCGTCGTTTTACAGCAGGCCTGCCACCATTGAGCAACTGGCTGCTACTGTTGTAGACCGGGTGCTGGATTTGCTGGGTCTTGAACACCATACATTCCGCTGGGGAAGTCAGCATTGATTGAAATATTCAGCCTTTATTCCATGTTACGCATTACTATCATCAACGGTCCCAATCTGAATCTGCTTGGGAAAAGAGAGCCGGAGATCTATGGCCATACCAGCTTTGAGGCCTATCTGGATCAGCTCAGAAAGCGCTTTCCCGGAGTGGATATCCAGTATTTTCAGAGCAATGAAGAAGGTGCATTGATAAATGCATTGCACGAAGCGGGTTTCAGCCGCGATGGTATTCTGTTGAATGCAGGCGGATACAGCCATACATCGGTGGCTTTGCGTGATGCAGTAGCCGCCATTCCGGCTCCGGTGGTGGAAGTCCACATCAGCAATATTTTTGCCCGGGAATCGTTCCGGCATCATTCTCTGCTCAGCGCGGTATGCAAAGGCTGTATTTGCGGACTGGGGCTGGAAGGCTATGCCCTGGGAGTGCAATATTTTCTCGCGCAACCTTCTGTATAAGTTTTATTTCCCGTTTTGCTGCATCCAGGCCAAAGCTTTTTCCACGGCATGATCGGAAGCTGAAGCGTGGACAGCATAATATCCTTCACTGCCCCAGATGATGCGGGCCAGCTCTGCTTTAAGCCGGGTGAGGAGATAAGCTTGTTCATCAGAGGTCAGCCGGGTGGGTGGATAAAGACCTTGCTGCCGGCAGAAGGATAAAAATCCGGGAAGATCTCCGGGTTGCCAGGAAAAACCCGATGCAAAGTCCTTCCATGTGCTGAACTTTTGCAGTATGGACGGATGGGTTAAGTAATACTGAAGGGCAAAATATTGCATCAGTCCCAGTGCCCGGGTATGGGCAATAAAGGGATGGACAGCAGCAGAATCCAGCGGCACCAGGATATCCGGGGTAATTCCGCTTTCAGCATATACTTTTCTTTTGCGGATGCGGGTATAGTATGGGGAGGTATCACGGAAATGAATACTGTCGGGGCCAAACTCGTCCGTATCTGGATACCGGCTGAGGGTATTATGATAGGCAAAGAAGTCGGGGTCCTGGGCATAAGGTTTTTGGATACACCTTCCGGAGGGCAGATAATAACGGGCAACCGTGAGGCGGATAGCCCCGCCATTGGATAGGGTATATTGTTCCTGCACCAAACCCTTGCCGAAAGTCTGCCGGCCGATGATAGCAGCCCGGTCCCAGTCTTGCAGGATGCCGGCCAGAATTTCGCTGGCAGAAGCGGAGTTTTCATTTACCAGCACAGCCAGTTTGCCGTTTTCAAAAATTCCATTATCACTGCTGTAATAATCTTCCCGCGGATAGTGAACTCCCTGGGTATAGAGCAAAAGTTTCCTGCCAGGGATACATTCATCGGCAATGCGTAAGGCAGCATCCATATAGCCTCCTGGATTATCGCGCAGGTCCAGGATCAACTGGCGCATACCCTGCTGCTTCAGCTGGGTCACAGCTTTTTTCCATTTCTGGTAGGTATCTGAGCCGAAGACATTCAGCCGGATATAACCTGTTTCAGGATTCAGCATCACAGCAGCATCTATGCTTGAATTAGGGATTTCACCCCGTTTGAGGGTAAGTTGAAAAGGCTGTACCTGACGGAATCTTTTCACCTGGAGGGTAAGGGAGGTACCCACAGGTCCGCGAAGCAGATTCCGGATCTGATCGGCAGTGAGAGAATGACCTGAAAGAGGGGCATCATTGGCAGAAAGAAGCACATCACCCGGTTGTAGTCCGGCTTTTGCAGCGGGTGTGCCGGGAATCACATGAAGCACGGTGAGGCTATCGTGCCAGAGCATGTATTCCACGCCAATGCCTCCGAACTCAGCATCCAGTTCCTCATTCACTTCAGCTACATCCTGGGGAGGGATATACACCGAATGCGGGTCAAGATGATGCAGAATGGCATCAATGGCCGCATTGCGCAACAGGCTGTCATTTACGGAGTCCACATATTTGTTGCGGATCAGCATCAAAATCTGATCAATGGTGCCGGGATGGCCTACAAACAATTGTACACCCCGGTGGGGCAGCTTGTAACTATCGCGCAGCTTAAATCCCAGAAACATGCCTAAGGCCAGCACCAGGGACAAAATCAGAGGTAGAAAAACCTGTAGTTTTTTGGATGGCTTCATCTGAACTGAAATAAATTATCTTGCATGCAGATTTTTGTGAATCCGGTCGTGAGATGCAATTTTGAATTATCTTGGAACAAAATTAGGGGATTCCAGCCTCTGCTTGTTTCAAAACTTTCCGTATGGAAGACACGCAAACCATCCTGATTGCCGATAGCGGATCCACAAAAGCAGATTGGTGTTTGCTGCATGGCGGACTGCCACATTACTATCGCACATCAGGTATCAGTCCTTATCTGCTTACCGAAAACCGCATCCGGGAAATATTACAGACCGAACTGGTAGCACATTTGCCCAGAGGTGTTCATGTTTCACACATTTATTTTTATGGTACCGGATGTGCAGCCCATCACCATCAGCAGCTGATGCACAAGCTTTTATCGGAGTTTTTCCCTGCTGCAAAAACAGAAGTGCATACCGATCTGGTGGGAGCAGCACGTGCAGCCTGCGGGCAATCGGCCGGTGTGGTGGCTATTCTTGGCACAGGATCAGGTCTATGCTATTATGAGCAGGGGCAGATTGTAAAATACAGGCCAGGATTGGGTTATATTTTGGGAGATGAAGGCAGCGGCACTTATCTGGGTAAAAAAGTATTGCAATATTATCTCTACGAAATTTTTGATGAAGAACTCCGCGAAGCATTCTATGAAAAATATCATGAAACACGCGATGCCATTCTGGATAAAGTATACCGGCAGCTTACGCCGAATACTTATCTCGCATCCTTTTCCCGGTTTTTAAGTGAACATCGCGGGCATTACATGGTGGAAAATATTCTGGAAGATGGATTGAATGATTTCTTTTTTTATCACGTATTTAAATACAAGGAAAGCTGGACCTGTCCGGTACATTTTGTAGGAGGTGTGGCCTGGGCATATCAGGATGTGCTGCAGGAAATCTGCATTTTGAATGAACTGCAGATAGGCCGCATCCTGCACAAACCCATTGAAGGGCTGGTAGTCTATCATCAGGCCGGCATACTTCAATCCTGAGCGCATGCGTTTTATAGAAGATATATCTTTCTTGTTCGATTGCCCAAATGATCAAATTGGCATATTTTGCCAGCCACAGATAAATTCCGTCGGTGAATCGGACAGGTTGCAAGCATCGATTTTTGAATAACTATGGCAGCATTTATCAAGATCACTGAACAACCATCTCCCCATCGTCATCTGGAACAGTTAAGCATTCGGGAGTTGCTTATCCGCATCAATGAAGAAGACAAGAAGGTGCCTTATGCTGTGGAAGAAGCCATCCCGGCCATAGAAGCATTGGTGAGTGCGATTACAGACAAGATGCTGGCAGGAGGTAGGTTGTTTTACCTGGGTGCAGGCACCAGCGGACGTTTGGGAATTGTGGATGCTTCGGAATGTCCGCCTACGTTTGGCGTGCCGCATGGCCTTGTAATAGGGCTTATTGCCGGTGGCGATCAGGCTATCCGCAAAGCTGTGGAATATGCCGAAGATGATCCCGACCAGGGATGGCGCGATCTGCAGGCACATCAGGTGTCTACCAAAGATGTGGTGGTGGGCATTGCTGCCAGCGGTACGACCCCGTATGTGGTAGGCGGGCTGAAACATTGCCAGGGGGCGGGCATTGTAACCGGATGTATTACCTGCAATCCGGGTGCACCCATCACGGAAGTAGCTGATTATCCCGTGGTAGTGGTAGTTGGGCCGGAATTTATCACCGGTAGTACCCGGATGAAAAGCGGCACTGCCCAAAAACTGGTATTGAATATGATTTCCACCACTGTGATGATTCAGCTGGGAAGAGTGGAAGACAACAAGATGGTGAATATGCAGCTCAGCAATGAAAAGCTCATTGACCGCGGTGTGCGGATGGTCATGGAAAAAACCGGATGGCAAGACTATCAGCAGGTAAAATCCATCCTGCTTGCACAGGGTAGTGTGAAAAAAGCCATAGAAGCTATTCTTCAGCAAATGCCCTCTCCTCGCTAAACAGGCAGGCTTCCAACTTTCTTGCCTATTTCATAACCTGCATTTTATTAACTTGCAACTAAACCCCCTGCCGGCACATGCTACCGGCAAGGCTATCCGGAGAAAGGAGGGGATGATCATGTATGACATTGAACCATTTTACAACTGGAGGCATCTGTACATAGCTGAAGAGGATGAATTTTCCATATTTTACGGCCGGCAGCATGATGAATTTCATTTTACCCAAACCGTATATAACTACTACATTCATCCTCAATGGGATTCCTTTGGTGCCGCCAATCTTTATCTGAAGGTATTGTTTGCCGACTATGATTACAATTATGCCATCATTGAAATGATGGGCGAGTGGAATGATTGTATTGAAAATGATATCATGACGTTGAAGCGGCAGGTTATTGATCACATGATTGCCAGAGGCATCTATAAGTTCATCCTCATTACCGAAAATGTATTCAATTTTCATGCTTCTGATGATTGCTACTATCAGGAATGGTGGGAAGATGTGCAGGAAAAGGGCGGATGGATTGCCGTGTTGAATATGCCGGAATACGTGGCTCAGGAATTCAATCGCATTCACTTATATCAATATATCCATCTGCTGGAGCAAAATAACTGGCGTACATTTCAGCCGCAACATCTGTTTCATTTCGTGGATAATCAGATGATTAAAATGCTCTCCCGTTGAACATTCCCTGCCGATTTTGGGTTATCCGGTGTAAAAATTCTTTTCTTTTTCAGCCATCCTGCTGTAAATTTGAACGCCTTTTATTGAGCAAATCTTTCTCATTCGGATAATATCTTAACATCCTACAGACTATGAAGTGGCGACAATTATTCATTTCACCGGTAGGCAGAAAAATTGTGATGGGCTTCACGGGGCTTTTTCTGATCCTGTTTCTCATAGTGCACGTGACGATCAATGCCTGCATTTTTCTGAATGATCATGGCGAAACGTTCAATGCTGTGGCCCATTTCATGGGTACCAATATTTTGATTCATTTTCTGGAGTTAGGTTTGTTTGTGGGATTGATTTTGCACATTGTGCAGGGCTGGATGCTCTGGTCGTCTAACAGCAAAAAGCGGCCGGTGAAATACGCGGTGTGGGGCGCAAAGGCCAACAGTCACTGGTATTCGCGTTCCATGGGCCTGCTGGGCACGCTTATCTTCATTTTTCTAGTCATTCATCTGGCCAATTTCTGGGTGCCCAACCGATACAATTATGTGGTGCATGGTGAGGAACTGAATTTGTTTGAACGGATGAAAGTGGTGTTCAGCCATCCGGTAGTGGTTTTGATTTATCTGGGTGGTCTGGTATCATTGTCCTATCATCTGATGCACGGATTTCAGAGTGCTTTTCGCACATTCGGAATGAATTCTCGGCGCTATATTCCCATTGTAAAGGGCATAGGTGTGGCATTTGCCATCATTGTGCCGATGCTGTTTGCGCTGATGCCGATTCTGTTGTATTTCAAAGTGATTTCCTGATAAAAACATGAAGTATGGAACTGGATGCCAAGATTCCCAAAGGAGCATTGGAAGATAAGTGGAAACATTATAAAGACACGGTGAGGCTGGTGAGTCCTGCCAACAAACGGCGGTTGGAAGTTGTGATTGTGGGCACGGGATTGGCTGGTGCTTCTGCTGCGGCTTCGCTGGCTGAGCTGGGCTATCATGTGAAAGTATTTTGCTTTCAGGACAGCCCCCGGCGGGCACATAGCATAGCTGCCCAGGGGGGCATTAATGCGGCCAAGAATTATCAAAATGACGGTGATTCTGTATTTCGCCTGTTTTATGATACCATCAAGGGCGGAGACTACCGTTCCCGCGAAGCCAATGTATATCGCCTGGCCGAGGTGAGCGCCGACATTATTGATCATTGCGTGGCGCTGGGTGTACCTTTCGCACGGGAATACGGTGGGTTGCTGGCCAATCGCTCATTTGGTGGCGTGCAGGTGCAGCGTACTTTTTATGCTGCCGGGCAAACCGGTCAACAGCTGCTGTTGGGCGCATATTCTGCCATGCAGCGCCAGGTTGCGCTGGGAAATATAGAAGTATATGCCCGGCATGAAATGCTGGATCTGGTGGTGATCGATGGCAAGGCACGGGGTATCATTGCCCGCAATCTCGTAACCGGCGAGCTGGAACGGCATGCCGGACATGCGGTATTGCTTTGTTCCGGAGGTTATGGCAACGTGTTTTATCTGTCCACCAATGCCATGGGCAGCAATGTCACGGCATCGTGGAAAGCCCATAAAC from Thermoflavifilum aggregans encodes the following:
- a CDS encoding N-acetylglucosamine kinase; translation: MEDTQTILIADSGSTKADWCLLHGGLPHYYRTSGISPYLLTENRIREILQTELVAHLPRGVHVSHIYFYGTGCAAHHHQQLMHKLLSEFFPAAKTEVHTDLVGAARAACGQSAGVVAILGTGSGLCYYEQGQIVKYRPGLGYILGDEGSGTYLGKKVLQYYLYEIFDEELREAFYEKYHETRDAILDKVYRQLTPNTYLASFSRFLSEHRGHYMVENILEDGLNDFFFYHVFKYKESWTCPVHFVGGVAWAYQDVLQEICILNELQIGRILHKPIEGLVVYHQAGILQS
- the murQ gene encoding N-acetylmuramic acid 6-phosphate etherase; amino-acid sequence: MAAFIKITEQPSPHRHLEQLSIRELLIRINEEDKKVPYAVEEAIPAIEALVSAITDKMLAGGRLFYLGAGTSGRLGIVDASECPPTFGVPHGLVIGLIAGGDQAIRKAVEYAEDDPDQGWRDLQAHQVSTKDVVVGIAASGTTPYVVGGLKHCQGAGIVTGCITCNPGAPITEVADYPVVVVVGPEFITGSTRMKSGTAQKLVLNMISTTVMIQLGRVEDNKMVNMQLSNEKLIDRGVRMVMEKTGWQDYQQVKSILLAQGSVKKAIEAILQQMPSPR
- a CDS encoding succinate dehydrogenase cytochrome b subunit, with amino-acid sequence MKWRQLFISPVGRKIVMGFTGLFLILFLIVHVTINACIFLNDHGETFNAVAHFMGTNILIHFLELGLFVGLILHIVQGWMLWSSNSKKRPVKYAVWGAKANSHWYSRSMGLLGTLIFIFLVIHLANFWVPNRYNYVVHGEELNLFERMKVVFSHPVVVLIYLGGLVSLSYHLMHGFQSAFRTFGMNSRRYIPIVKGIGVAFAIIVPMLFALMPILLYFKVIS